One Brassica napus cultivar Da-Ae chromosome C4, Da-Ae, whole genome shotgun sequence genomic region harbors:
- the LOC106382437 gene encoding F-box protein At1g55000 translates to MDCCCCNQNDGNDFLTESLTATGSSDQSTTTISPLNSHFMALTCRDTLGLIFQRLTVADLARARCVCRVWNSVATENDLVASAFTAPWLIKELVGKPASGAFWRDNGIWKFAISHRISRGDSVTSLAVKYSVQVMDIKRLNNMMSDHGIYSRDRLLIPISSPEILVDTTCYIEVDKYAKREVAVLYLEGGPKREQSASGMNHLSTLSAHGKRRLIESLRRSMQVDDETALYYLAIAEGNPRSALSEFSADLTWERQASLN, encoded by the exons ATGGATTGCTGTTGCTGCAATCAAAACGACGGAAACGATTTCCTCACCGAATCTCTCACTGCCACCGGATCTTCCGATCAATCAACAACCACCATCTCGCCATTGAATTCTCACTTCATGGCACTTACATGCCGTGACACACTAGGCCTTATCTTCCAGAGGCTCACCGTCGCCGATCTAGCGCGTGCGAGATGCGTTTGCAGAGTTTGGAACTCCGTTGCCACAGAGAACGATCTGGTGGCGTCGGCTTTCACGGCGCCATGGCTGATCAAGGAACTTGTGGGAAAACCGGCTTCAGGTGCGTTCTGGAGAGATAACGGAATCTGGAAATTCGCCATCTCTCATCGCATCTCTCGTGGTGATAGCGTGACTAGCCTCGCCGTTAAGTATTCCGTTCAG GTTATGGACATAAAGCGACTAAACAACATGATGAGCGACCATGGGATTTACTCAAGAGACAGACTGCTTATTCCAATAAGCAGTCCTGAAATTCTCGTTGACACCACTTGCTACATTGAGGTAGACAAGTACGCCAAACGTGAAGTAGCCGTGCTTTACCTCGAAGGTGGACCAAAAAGAGAACAATCTGCATCTGGTATGAATCATCTGTCCACTCTATCAGCCCATGGAAAGCGGAGGCTAATTGAATCTCTAAGGAGAAGCATGCAAGTCGATGATGAAACTGCCCTGTATTACTTGGCTATCGCTGAAGGAAATCCAAGATCCGCATTGTCTGAGTTCTCGGCTGATCTCACGTGGGAGAGGCAAGCTAGTCTCAACTAG
- the LOC125585880 gene encoding uncharacterized protein LOC125585880, producing the protein MEGNNFRKIVTVPVALKGGSNYLLWSRLVKTSIGRLGLWSHITDDGPKPVAKETEEGEEEKTLTKAEAKKWVQEDLMVLSVLQGSLDVPLLEAYSYCETPKHLWETLLKMFGNVSNISRVFKLKRAINSMKQDGGELTKHMGKFGSLWSELESLRPNTTDQAALMERREQDQVFGLLMTLDPCYKDVIKHILRSLNLPSMEEVCAQLQKEEGCLGLFGGKGELTMAHQAEGMQVNKAAYRGSGRKYEKPRRFNRDREAKAHLSTEANGAGSSGASSGAKVGESEGRSLASHQLIGKGMDQEVFKRAGLEAFFKALKESGNTLRNTLGYSYAAHTLPSTTDKLLDIFKSSYTAASNPSNTDKLLDMFKSAYTATSEPSITSKMIPTRILEDQSRFEVLNKSRPVLDHLRTFGCVCYGYKCFDPTARRVLVSRDVKFMEDKGYYEEKNWEELEELS; encoded by the exons atggaggGAAACAACTTCAGAAAGATAGTTACTGTCCCGGTTGCGTTGAAAGGTGGTTCAAACTACCTCTTGTGGTCTCGATTGGTGAAGACTTCTATTGGAAGGCTAGGGCTATGGAGCCACATCACTGATGATGGTCCGaagccagtggccaaagaaactgaagaaggtgaagaggaaAAGACTCTCACCAAAGCTGAAGCAAAGAAGTGGGTgcaagaagacttgatggtgctctCTGTGCTGCAAGGATCTCTTGATGTCCCTCTTCTTGAagcttacagctactgtgagactcccAAACACTTGTGGGAGACCCTCTTAAAGATGTTTGGAAACGTCTCCAACATCAGCCGTGTGTTTAAGCTGAAGAGAGCCATtaactccatgaagcaagatgGAGGAGAGCTCACCAAACACATGGGAAAGTTTGGATCATTATGGTCTGAACTTGAAAGTCTAAGACCTAACACCACTGATCAAGCAGCTCTTATGGAAAGAagagaacaagatcaagtgtttgggttgttgatGACATTGGATCCTtgctacaaggatgtcatcaaacaCATCTTGAGATCGCTTAACCTACCATCCATGGAGGAAGTATGTGcgcaacttcagaaggaggaggGATGTCTTGGcctgtttggaggcaagggtgAGCTCACTATGGCTCATCAAGCTGAAGGAATGCAAGTAAACAAGGCTGCATACAGAGGCTCAGGAAGGAAGTATGAAAA GCCACGCCGGTTCAACAGGGATAGGGAAGCAAAGGCTCATCTTTCTACTGAAGCAAATGGTGCTGGTTCATCCGGAGCTAGCTCAGGCGCTAAggtgggtgaaagtgaaggtagATCCTTGGCATCTCATCAACTAATTGGAAAGGGTATGGATCAGGAGGTATTCAAGAGAGCTGGCCTTGAAGCCTtcttcaaagctcttaaggagtctggtaacacTCTCAGAAACACCCTTGGATACTCATATGCTGCTCATACATTGCCTAGTACTACTGATAAGTTACTAGACATTTTTAAGAGCTCTTACACTGCTGCTAGTAATCCTAGTAATACTGATAAGTTACTAGATATGTTTAAAAGCGCTTACACTGCTACTAGTGAGCCGAGTATAACTAGTAAGAT gataccaaccagaATCCTAGAGGATCAGTCTCGatttgaggtactcaacaagagtCGACCAGTTCTGGATCACTTGAGGacatttgggtgtgtgtgctat ggatacaagtgctttgatCCCACTGCTAGAAGAGTCTTGGTGTCTAGGGATGTGAAGTTCATGGAAgataaagggtattatgaagagaagaattggGAGGAGCTTGAAGAGCTTTCTTAA
- the LOC106354968 gene encoding uncharacterized protein LOC106354968, translated as MGVKRKARVCEAVSGLEWSVRGQRSRYFHELHDKIQNEPVPSPDGGDDLILWRHSGGKYRDYFLANETWNQIRDKHEKVGWSSSVWIAQGVPMFAFITWLAVKNRLATGDRMRTWGIQQDCVLCGEKYETRDHLFFACPYSYTVWDRLASKLIGLSINPYWNDNL; from the coding sequence ATGGGTGTTAAACGAAAGGCGCGAGTTTGCGAAGCTGTCTCGGGACTGGAGTGGAGTGTACGGGGGCAGAGGAGTAGGTACTTTCACGAGCTGCATGACAAGATTCAGAACGAACCAGTTCCAAGTCCTGATGGTGGGGACGATTTGATTCTATGGAGACACTCGGGAGGCAAATATCGTGATTATTTCTTAGCTAATGAAACTTGGAACCAAATACGGGATAAGCATGAGAAAGTTGGCTGGAGCAGCAGTGTTTGGATCGCTCAGGGGGTTCCTATGTTTGCGTTCATAACGTGGCTGGCGGTTAAGAACAGGCTTGCTACTGGTGATAGAATGCGGACATGGGGCATTCAGCAGGACTGTGTTCTTTGTGGGGAGAAATATGAGACGCGAGATCACTTATTCTTTGCTTGTCCCTACTCCTACACAGTGTGGGATAGGCTTGCAAGCAAGTTAATTGGCTTGTCCATTAACCCATATTGGAATGATAATCTTTGA